Proteins from a genomic interval of Bombus affinis isolate iyBomAffi1 chromosome 14, iyBomAffi1.2, whole genome shotgun sequence:
- the LOC126924354 gene encoding mucin-17-like isoform X5 has protein sequence MPRCCNENKAVSSVGTSREHNTEDILLTQSRSFTIGSQLELEEDPPIVEKSHRRVRCDLSPVPTSTSTNLNIKLLSIKADRNSRQDQVETGSGGYRERKKEIKKRAAIGNTVRGFLSSGHSRQDRYETNRQQSSGGSGLSSLCPKLVASGGGGNQSGISLAVGHLASQEGVGPCSVVTTQRIHNHTHNHKRQRKLSIVSQAGTSAHSSGDRKTSNLSRSSTPICKKQVRTQRADHTDSLSITSNGVASSSPSSKKKVLSALRICEKSSSRNLNSPSLDHENDRSFSDAEEAITATENVFNVPGSSSTPSTPLSRLKSKKSDEDETSVEYNIGKEGADSSRKPSDKKGSLDSNEEKTSTLECFECSKTSNIIRKISANSIDEEISAQNKQKVISTSSTSTKSSNIKSRNKYVAEKMIEQHNSKNLKGINMEKNINTSSSTETSMSSATNKNNEKTKRKTSNEEPKSTNIAENEDLAKNSEKKVIDDKNDTQQSEEMVKSSRFVTSKVSEEIVETEIKDIDAQREVEEEVTIYDEDDNGTSISDIVATQALHESLSKLGKVPPLDTELKNVKDTNTQDETKMVKEEKEKEVVQEEAVEGFIGPLLDENFKADEKLTQKTMAMEEVRNLLMKVKVQTVEDDDDEEKAIGISPDGRFLKFEEEIGRGSFKTVYRGLDTQTGVAVAWCELQEKKLNKTERLRFREEAEMLKGLQHPNIVRFYDYWEVTLTRRKYIVLVTELMTSGTLKTYLRRFKKINPKVVKSWCRQILKGLSFLHSRSPPIIHRDLKCDNIFITGTTGSVKIGDLGLATLKNRSFAKSVIGTPEFMAPEMYEEHYDESVDVYAFGMCMLEMATSEYPYSECTGPAQIYKRVVSGVKPQSYDKVENPEVREIIEMCIRLKKEERPLVKDLLNHEFFADDVGLKLEMVSRDSAVADAELSRVEFRLRVLDPKKRTNKHKENEAIQFDFDIQTDNAEEVASEMAKSSLILEEDVKAVAKMLKSQISTLLREREERKAKEEKERLDREADSANTTNENLLQQQLLLQQMQLQQQQQQMQSNMSIQMQGQVQMQLQQNQIPLQQQQQMQTAAQQPQQHNLQPQQVQLVQQQPLMQQQTSVVQPQQAQQMQQVTQVSQQQVQYQQQQYQQQLQQQYQQQQQQQQQFPQHVSQNLTATSSQCSTPQTVQTQPQFPQVSQQIQQQQHLHQQQQYIQLNQMNVPQQMGHQMQQPQIQILSQPQHMHQQISQPPQVQYSQPQIQHVQNQQYYQQNTAGTSGYSTQPLYQQNISQQVYHSYASSSSSGHVEILSSNQPTAQIYSHPSIPQNTAPPTSQPYMQPQPGQVQASVPTGLNLQSTSSATHIQNTITSTIPNMQSAPTLISNSGHQSQPQQNVLVQMKYSQSSSIPTSVPISSGISVPSTTVSQQQQHFISNTEQLCSNTERSSLSKQDTMDSVQSLPTDVPPTIQDQGNVSNVSNISTSQAAMPNEGINQESAENVTSSERSRVKRSGTKRKKPGIKLTVLSVSSNEGQSMIVECQLDTSKQKTVTFKFDRDDMVPTDIANNLVAENLLPQSQCETFVELIEDIVKQLRLDPTRALPLVAHGPPDQSAGGSPVTSRRPRDRDHSLDTAKQVRHGSLTRQSSHRSSYKIHRRHRSRDETSNTSTPTKLLPIDQILSHITGSTSMDKQQNVQTPDSQMGPENTSAEASRRSSTSTQNTDTLTPTNLPSDPTDPTQETIVSATADTVLDAQSILKDETAKSTYIQSQITDSTVNQINEKSKESVVQDAMEQEKEMNKETHFDPITAEVATLTAPPPARKISRFLVSPVVEQKIVTNEEEGSTSVENTDKSNVLTAQPSSLSQSNTNDEGQVKHDDLEANVLEAQAVIPEKSNIEVVAQNPQCIAEQVDTVQTIQQPVQQSIALQSTVQGQAILPISQMQQNVSAVQSSQQNVMVPGSAITHQSPQQIQVVSQNVAMPQKDPQTQVASSGINISGQYQNQSMPCNILLQQQQIPIQQNLTQMHIQPEHQHQGQMQAQRPLQQFQHQQIPQQHQQYVILPRHIPQLQPATIIDERNRRISNISTTSNMSTDSQISEVANMTDDKKQTMIMPNLSMPQTQHVQFISQPDGPNITPLPQTVLEPIQQLQTAPQATVNIPTNVSVPVSVPAHQAVTVEVAPKVTLKTKEVSSTLPDLAQNLANILSNPKSKSVTPHCLTTHEPSQTVNIPGTTILEYKSTLQSEQYFQPIQPEASQIQIQPQLQHNYQVNTTQQGIPQTFQFSQQPHQAQIPLQQTMQLNATHQIDSQLQMAQQNFQQSKWTASMNQNIIQQSASIRHIQQIQPQSQQTIPQHVIQETQNVESCIPSDQSQFHLKLPDQQLLGKVSETEVQEANSTGRTSSEYPLLSENESSSHDITPEHTIVESVDSVLFTQNQALQQQQQQQHQQQQQHRKLSQQNSLDKVSDTTTGTSVPGGTGPQTIADLHQKLVQLTSQPSEALNVGTPPISYPATPHNHQIVGGYDAYMHSLQQKLVNIGMPISTTHGIQGPLSPQTTIQSATNLADSNVPTSVESSVLTQESSIQQLTLSQTHVDCSLDSPTPTPGGAPVGSETMSPSKESIKVRIQRPGSRLQELEQELAKIHRGSIPATASPQPLTPPVSISSVPPSSVGSIQLQPSLQSTQSLLTTVPPVTAVPVATVTPSVFTSRSDTNTPVQVESQENVSEVAGPPSNAATPIQQHTDMSKNQTEDSKVYHIDDTQGTPVQITHSREGSLPPTQITQPINAPVVEQAEKDERFWTLTPSEEYQLLIKKQTMELESLQRRHREELERFQQHQLQLLIQQQQQASALHQHHHQHHPVLYHTVTTSVPGQTRLPGTEDYLMFNTTPQTPLQKAPSNYPDTDETLRLAMQKLKQTPLQLQPQQAATGIPHAYVIPIPVVPSETMQNVSTQQPTSYTSELTESLEPAHNPTIINSTQYQFTPILPDGTNYAVSSTGSLVTPIPISSSTGSGGYIQYHDNQTLSNFQTFSCTPHGGFFLPAGYRLIYAPSGGTSQSQPATPATPHIGNSHDGTPPAEPLHAANVDNSTAPPSHTDQ, from the exons ATGCCGAGATGCTGCAATGAAAACAAGGCAGTGAGTTCGGTTGGCACTAGTCGGGAACATAATACGGAAGATATTTTGTTAACACAGAGTCGTTCTTTTACAATTGGAAGTCAATTGGAATTAGAGGAAGATCCACCAATTGTTGAGAAATCACACAGAAGAGTAAGGTGTGATCTAAGTCCAGTTCCAACAAGCACAAGTACTAATTTGAATATAAAGCTTTTAAGTATTAAG GCAGATAGAAATAGTCGTCAAGATCAAGTGGAGACTGGATCTGGTGGGTACAGAGAAcggaagaaagaaattaaaaagagagCAGCTATAGGCAATACAGTGCGTGGATTCCTCTCATCTGGCCACAGCAGGCAGGACAG gtatgagacaaatagacaacaatCTTCAGGGGGAAGTGGCCTGTCAAGTTTATGTCCAAAGCTGGTGGCCAGTGGAGGTGGCGGTAATCAGAGTGGGATTAGCCTGGCAGTGGGCCACTTAGCCTCTCAAGAAGGAGTAGGTCCTTGCTCAGTCGTAACCACTCAAAGAATCCATAATCACACACATAATCACAAACGCCAAAGAAAATTATCTATTGTCTCACAAGCTGGCACTAGTGCTCATAGTTCTGGAGATAGAAAA ACATCAAATTTAAGCCGTTCCTCTACACCAATTTGCAAAAAACAAGTGCGGACACAAAGGGCTGATCATACGGATTCATTATCGATAACAAGCAACGGAGTCGCCAGTAGTTCACCTTCTTCTAAAAAGAAAGTTTTATCTGCGTTACGAATTTGTGAAAAATCATCATCTCGGAATCTCAATTCACCATCTTTAGATCATGAAAATGATCGCAGTTTTAGCGATGCAGAGGAAGCTATTACAGCAACAGAAAATGTGTTCAATGTGCCAG GATCCAGTTCCACACCTTCAACACCACTTAGTCGATTGAAATCAAAAAAATCGGACGAAGATGAAACGAGTGTGGAATACAATATTGGTAAAGAAGGTGCTGATTCCTCACGGAAGCCATCAGACAAAAAAGGATCACTAGATTCCAACGAAGAAAAGACATCTACATTAGAATGTTTCGAATGTTCTAAAACTTcgaatattataagaaaaatatCGGCAAATAGTATCGACGAAGAAATAAGTGCGCAGAATAAGCAAAAAGTAATTTCTACTTCTTCCACAAGTACGAAATCCAGCAATATAAAATCTAGAAACAAATATGTTGCAGAAAAGATGATTGAGCAACACAATAGCAAAAATTTAAAAGGAATAAATATGGAAAAAAACATAAATACAAGTTCGTCTACAGAAACATCTATGAGTTCAGCaactaataaaaataacgaaaaaacCAAACGGAAAACGTCTAACGAAGAGCCGAAATCTACTAATATTGCAGAGAATGAAGACTTAGCTAAAAATTCTGAGAAAAAAGTGATAGATGATAAAAATGACACGCAACAAAGTGAAGAAATGGTGAAAAGCTCAAGATTTGTAACATCAAAAGTGTCAGAAGAAATTGTGGAAACTGAGATTAAGGATATAGATGCGCAAagagaagtagaagaagaagtgACGATATATGATGAAGATGATAATGGCACCAGTATCAGTGATATTGTTGCTACTCAAGCGCTTCATGAATCTCTGAGTAAATTAGGTAAAGTACCACCATTAGATACTGAGTTGAAGAATGTCAAGGATACGAACACCCAAGACGAAACCAAGAtggtaaaagaagaaaaagaaaaggaagtcgtGCAAGAAGAAGCAGTGGAAGGATTTATTGGTCCTTTACTTGATGAAAATTTTAAAGCAGATGAAAAATTAACACAGAAAACAATGGCTATGGAGGAAGTACGAAATTTATTGATGAAAGTTAAAGTGCAAACTGTTgaagatgatgatgatgaagaaAAGGCTATAGGTATATCACCAGATGGTAGATTTTtaaaatttgaagaagaaatTGGTAGAGGCAGCTTTAAGACTGTATATAGAGGTCTGGATACTCAAACTGGTGTAGCCGTTGCTTGGTGTGAATTGCAG gaaaaaaaattaaataagacGGAAAGATTAAGATTTCGAGAGGAAGCAGAAATGTTGAAAGGTTTACAACACCCAAATATTGTCAGGTTTTATGACTATTGGGAAGTTACACTTACACGTAGAAAATATATTGTGCTAGTCACTGAACTTATGACTTCAGGAACCTTGAAAAC GTATCTAAgacgatttaaaaaaattaatccaAAAGTCGTAAAATCTTGGTGTCGACAAATTTTGAAAGGCCTTAGTTTCTTGCATTCGAGGTCACCACCGATTATTCATCGTGATTTAAAATGTGACAATATCTTTATTACTGGTACCACAGGAAGTGTAAAAATTGGCGATTTGGGACTTGCTACTCTTAAAAACAGGAGTTTTGCAAAAAGCGTTATCGGAACACCTGAATTTATGGCACCAGAAATGTATGAAGAACATTACGATGAATCCGTTGACGTTTATGCGTTTGGAATGTGTATGCTTGAAATGGCTACTAGTGAATATCCATATTCAGAATGTACTGGACCGGCACAAATATATAAACGCGTAGTATCG GGTGTAAAACCGCAAAGTTACGATAAAGTGGAAAATCCAGAAGTACGTGAGATTATAGAAATGTGCATTCGATTAAAGAAAGAAGAACGGCCTTTAGTTAAAGATCTTTTAAATCACGAATTTTTTGCGGACGATGTTGGCTTAAAATTAGAAATGGTTTCAAGAGATTCAGCCGTAGCAGATGCGGAATTATCACGTGTTGAATTCCGACTTCGAGTATTAGATCCCAAGAAACGTACTAACAAACATAAAGAGAACGAGGCAATACAGTTTGATTTTGACATTCAAACTGATAATGCAGAAGAAGTAGCCTCAGAAATGGCTAAATCTAGCCTTATACTTGAGGAAGATGTCAAGGCTGTAGCAAAAATGTTAAAATCGCAAATCAGCACTTTGTTACGAGAGAGAGAAGAACGTAAAGccaaagaagaaaaggaacgtTTAGATCGAGAAGCAGATAGTGCTAATACAACCAATGAAAATTTGTTACAACAACAATTATTACTTCAACAAATGCaattgcaacagcaacaacaacagatGCAATCAAATATGAGCATCCAAATGCAAGGTCAAGTACAAATGCAGTTACAACAGAATCAAATACCgttgcaacaacaacaacaaatgCAAACTGCTGCACAACAACCTCAGCAACACAATTTACAACCACAACAAGTTCAATTGGTTCAACAGCAACCATTAATGCAGCAACAAACGTCTGTTGTTCAGCCACAGCAAGCACAACAAATGCAACAAGTGACTCAGGTTTCACAACAGCAAGTGCAGTACCAACAACAACAATATCAGCAACAGTTACAACAACAAtatcaacagcagcaacaacagcaacaacaattTCCTCAGCATGTTTCACAAAATTTAACTGCTACTTCTTCACAATGCTCTACCCCTCAGACTGTACAGACTCAACCACAATTTCCTCAAGTATCTCAACAAATACAACAACAGCAACATTTGCATCAGCAACAACAGTACATACAACTGAATCAAATGAATGTGCCGCAACAGATGGGTCATCAAATGCAACAACCACAGATACAAATTTTATCACAACCCCAACATATGCATCAGCAAATATCGCAACCTCCACAAGTGCAATATTCTCAACCACAAATACAGCATGTTCAAAATCAGCAGTACTATCAGCAGAATACGGCAGGAACTTCAGGATACAGTACGCAACCCCTATAtcagcaaaatatatctcaacAAGTGTATCATTCATATGCCAGCTCAAGTTCCTCCGGCCATGTCGAGATTTTATCATCCAATCAGCCTACAGCCCAAATTTATTCTCATCCAAGTATCCCTCAAAATACAGCACCTCCAACTTCACAGCCTTACATGCAACCACAGCCAGGACAAGTGCAAGCATCTGTACCAACTGGTCTAAATCTTCAGAGTACGTCATCAGCGACTCATATAcaaaatacaataacatcaacaaTTCCAAATATGCAAAGTGCACCTACTCTTATTTCGAACAGTGGACATCAATCTCAGCCTCAACAAAATGTCTTAGttcaaatgaaatattcgcaaagtTCTAGTATCCCTACTTCTGTACCCATATCATCTGGGATTTCTGTGCCATCAACAACAGTGTCTCAGCAACAACAGCATTTCATTTCAAACACAGAACAGCTATGTTCTAACACAGAAAGATCATCTTTATCTAAACAAGATACAATGGATTCTGTGCAATCTTTGCCAACGGACGTACCACCTACTATTCAGGATCAAGGAAATGTCTCTAACGTGTCTAACATAAGCACATCTCAAGCAGCAATGCCAAATGAAgg aATAAATCAAGAAAGTGCAGAGAATGTCACTTCGTCCGAAAGATCTAGAGTAAAAAGATCCGGTACGAAACGTAAGAAGCCTGGTATCAAATTAACAGTTTTGTCTGTAAGTAGTAATGAGGGACAATCAATGATTGTTGAATGTCAGTTAGATACCAGCAAACAAAAAACTGTGACATTTAAATTTGATAGAGATGATATGGTACCTACTGACATTGCTAATAACCTG GTTGCTGAAAATTTATTGCCACAATCTCAATGTGAAACGTTCGTTGAATTGATAGAAGACATCGTCAAACAATTACGTTTAGATCCTACACGGGCTTTACCTTTAGTAGCACATGGTCCACCAGATCAATCTGCCGGTGGTAGTCCAGTTACGAGTCGCCGACCTAGAGATCGTGACCACAGTCTTGATACAGCTAAG CAGGTGAGACATGGCTCGCTAACTCGTCAAAGCAGCCACCGATCGTCGTACAAAATCCATCGTAGACACCGTTCG AGAGACGAAACTTCCAATACTTCTACACCTACGAAATTATTACCGATTGACCAAATTCTTTCTCACATTACGGGCTCCACCTCCATGGATAAGCAACAAAATGTGCAAACGCCTGATAGCCAAATGGGTCCTGAAAACACATCAGCTGAAGCATCTAGAAGATCATCAACCTCTACACAAAATACGGATACATTAACACCGACTAATTTACCAAGCGATCCCACTGATCCAACTCAGGAAACCATAGTTTCTGCAACAGCAGACACAGTGTTAGACGCGCAAAGTATACTTAAAGATGAAACAGCTAAATCAACGTATATCCAAAGTCAAATAACCGATTCGACTGTAAatcaaataaatgaaaaatctaAAGAATCCGTCGTTCAAGATGCAATGGAACAAGAGAAAGAAATGAATAAAGAGACACACTTTGATCCCATAACTGCAGAAGTAGCTACATTAACTGCGCCACCTCCAGCACGAAAAATTTCTCGTTTTTTAGTTAGCCCTGTAGTTGAACAGAAGATTGTTACAAATGAAGAAGAAGGATCTACTTCTGTAGAAAATACAGATAAATCTAACGTATTAACAGCTCAGCCTAGTTCATTATCGCAATCAAATACGAATGATGAGGGACAAGTAAAACACGATGATCTAGAAGCGAATGTTTTAGAAGCACAAGCTGTGATTCCTGAAAAATCTAATATCGAAGTCGTTGCGCAAAATCCTCAATGTATCGCAGAACAAGTAGACACTGTTCAAACAATTCAACAACCGGTACAACAATCAATTGCTCTTCAAAGTACTGTACAAGGGCAAGCAATCCTACCCATATCACAAATGCAACAGAATGTTAGTGCTGTGCAATCTAGTCAACAAAATGTAATGGTTCCAGGATCAGCAATAACGCATCAATCGCCTCAACAGATACAAGTTGTATCTCAAAACGTAGCCATGCCACAAAAAGATCCACAAACTCAAGTTGCATCGAGCGGAATCAATATATCAGGACAATATCAAAATCAATCTATGCCATGCAATATTCTATTACAGCAACAACAAATTCCTATACAACAAAATTTAACGCAAATGCACATTCAACCTGAACATCAGCATCAGGGACAAATGCAAGCTCAGCGACCattgcaacaatttcaacatcAACAAATACCGCAACAACATCAACAATATGTGATACTTCCTAGACATATTCCACAATTACAACCAGCCACAATTATAGACGAAAGAAACCGCAggatttctaatatttctacaACATCGAACATGTCTACGGATTCTCAAATTTCGGAAGTTGCTAATATGACGGACGATAAGAAGCAAACAATGATCATGCCCAATTTATCGATGCCCCAAACACAACATGTACAATTTATTTCTCAACCAGATGGTCCAAATATCACTCCTTTACCACAGACTGTTTTGGAACCAATCCAACAACTTCAAACAGCACCTCAAGCTACAGTGAATATCCCAACAAATGTATCTGTACCTGTTTCAGTTCCTGCCCATCAAGCTGTCACTGTAGAAGTTGCTCCTAAAGTTACACTTAAAACTAAAGAAGTTTCATCAACGCTTCCAGATTTAGCACAAAATTTAGCAAATATACTTTCGAACCCGAAATCGAAATCTGTAACTCCTCATTGTTTAACTACCCACGAACCAAGCCAAACTGTAAATATCCCAGGAACTACAATACTCGAATATAAATCTACTCTCCAGTCTGAACAGTATTTTCAACCTATTCAACCAGAAGCAAGTCAAATACAAATACAACCGCAATTACAGCATAATTATCAAGTGAACACAACTCAGCAAGGAATTCCACAAACGTTTCAATTTAGTCAACAACCTCATCAAGCTCAAATACCTCTGCAGCAAACAATGCAACTGAATGCAACACATCAGATCGACTCTCAGTTACAAATGGCGCAACAAAATTTTCAACAGAGCAAATGGACTGCTTCTATGAATCAAAATATTATACAGCAATCTGCATCAATCAGACATATTCAACAGATTCAACCACAATCGCAACAAACTATCCCGCAACACGTTATACAAGAAACTCAAAATGTAGAAAGTTGCATTCCTTCCGACCAATCTCAGTTTCATTTAAAGCTCCCTGATCAACAACTCTTAGGAAAAGTATCCGAAACAGAAGTTCAAGAAGCTAATTCAACTGG GCGTACAAGTTCTGAATATCCTTTATTATCGGAGAACGAAAGCTCTAGCCATGATATAACTCCTGAACATACGATCGTTGAATCTGTAGATTCGGTATTATTTACACAAAATCAAGCAttgcaacaacagcagcaacagcaacaccaacaacagcaacaacatcGAAAACTTAGTCAACAGAATTCACTAGATAAAGTCTCAGATACGACTACTGGAACTAGTGTTCCGGGTGGAACAGGTCCACAAACAATAGCAGATCTCCATCAAAAGCTTGTTCAATTAACAAGTCAGCCGTCCGAAGCGCTTAATGTAGGCACACCTCCTATAAGTTATCCAGCTACTCCTCATAATCACCAGATAGTAGGTGGATATGATGCCTACATGCATTCTTTGCAACAGAAACTTGTTAATATTGGCATGCCAATTTCCACTACACATGGCATA CAGGGTCCTCTATCACCTCAGACTACAATACAGTCGGCTACAAACTTGGCTGATTCAAATGTTCCAACAAGTGTGGAAAGTTCTGTTTTAACTCAAGAAAGCTCAATTCAACAACTTACGCTTTCTCAAACT CATGTAGATTGCTCTCTCGATAGTCCAACTCCAACACCTGGAGGGGCTCCTGTAGGGTCTGAAACTATGAGTCCGAGTAAAGAGAGTATAAAAGTTCGAATCCAAAGACCGGGATCTCGTCTCCAAGAATTAGAACAAGAATTAGCAAAAATTCACAGAGGATCGATTCCAGCAACAGCTTCTCCACAACCTTTAACACCGCCTGTATCCATCAGTTCTGTTCCGCCGTCGTCCGTTGGTTCTATTCAGCTGCAACCATCGTTACAGTCTACTCAAAGTTTATTGACTACTGTTCCACCTGTAACTGCTGTACCTGTTGCTACTGTTACTCCCAGTGTCTTTACATCACGCTCTGATACGAACACTCCAGTGCAAGTAGAATCTCAAGAAAATGTTTCTGAG GTCGCAGGTCCTCCTAGTAATGCTGCTACACCGATTCAACAACATACCGATATGTCAAAAAATCAAACAGAAGATTCGAAGGTTTATCATATAGATGACACACAGG GTACGCCAGTACAAATAACTCACAGCCGTGAAGGTTCTCTTCCACCTACGCAAATTACTCAGCCTATTAATGCTCCTGTCGTAGAA caAGCAGAAAAAGATGAGAGATTTTGGACATTAACACCAAGTGAAGAATATCAATTGCTTATAAAAAA GCAAACTATGGAATTAGAATCCCTGCAAAGAAGACACAGAGAAGAATTGGAACGATTTCAACAGCATCAATTGCAACTATTAATTCAACAGCAACAGCAAGCAAGTGCACTTCATCAACATCACCATCAACATCATCCAGTGCTTTATCATACTGTTACGACTAGTGTGCCAG GACAAACTAGACTTCCAGGTACAGAAGACTATTTAATGTTTAACACAACGCCCCAAACTCCTTTACAAAAAGCTCCAAGTAATTATCCAGATACCGATGAAACATTACGATTAGCTATGCAGAAATTGAAGCAAACTCCTTTGCAACTACAACCACAACAGGCGGCAACTGGAATACCACACGCTTATGTTATTCCAATTCCAGTAGTGCCTTCTGAAACTATGCAAAACGTGTCTACTCAACAACCTACTAGTTATACAAGTGAACTAACTGAATCTCTAGAGCCAGCACATAATCCGACAATTATAAATTCAACGCAATATCAGTTCACGCCTATATTACCAGATGGAACAAATTATGCAGTATCCTCTACTGGATCATTAGTTACACCCATACCGATATCAAGTTCAACGGGAAGTGGAGGTTACATCCAGTATCACGATAATCAAACAttatcaaattttcaaacatttAGTTGCACACCACATGGCGGTTTCTTTTTACCAGCTGGCTATCGGCTAATATACGCTCCTTCTGGTGGAACGTCTCAGTCGCAGCCAGCTACACCAGCTACCCCACATATAGGAAATTCTCATGACGGTACACCGCCGGCAGAACCTTTGCACGCTGCAAATGTTGACAATTCAACAGCTCCACCTTCCCATACCGATCAATAA